From a single Athene noctua chromosome 2, bAthNoc1.hap1.1, whole genome shotgun sequence genomic region:
- the MRPL53 gene encoding large ribosomal subunit protein mL53, with protein MASKIHVVLRPVKSIVVRFCPFESNVESTRQFLGCIYHKKIQATNRNCEVTADVRHDGSEPLVDVVFADGERLIMKGANLTTVEMLTALRSRCNAKEIKEEQKSKKSH; from the exons ATGGCCTCCAAGATTCATGTGGTGCTGCGGCCGGTGAAGAGTATCGTCGTCCGCTTCTGCCCTTTCGAGTCCAACGTGGAGAGCACGAG acaATTCCTTGGATGTATATACCATAAAAAAATCCAGGCCACTAACAGAAACTGTGAAGTGACTGCTGATGTGAGACATGATGGGTCTGAACCACTTGTAGACGTTGTGTTTG CTGATGGAGAGCGATTGATAATGAAGGGAGCCAACTTGACGACAGTAGAAATGCTAACAGCATTGAGGTCCAGGTGTAATGCAAAAGAGAttaaggaagaacagaaaagcaagaagagtcactga
- the LOC141957384 gene encoding fatty acid-binding protein 5: protein MAIDAFLGKWCLVSSEGFEEYMKELGVGMAMRKMGSMAKPDVYIIKDGDTITVKTESTFKTSQFSFKLGEKFEENTLDGRKTQTLVNLKDDGSLVQEQEWDGKKTIITRKLVDGQLVVECDMNGVKCVRVYQKA from the exons atGGCCATCGATGCGTTTTTAGGCAAATGGTGCCTCGTCTCCAGCGAGGGCTTCGAGGAGTATATGAAGGAGCTGG GTGTGGGTATGGCCATGAGAAAAATGGGAAGCATGGCCAAACCAGATGTTTACATTATTAAGGATGGGGACACAATCACTGTAAAAACAGAAAGCACCTTCAAAACTTCACAGTTCAGCTTCAAGCTTGGTGAGAAATTTGAGGAAAACACATTAGATGGCAGGAAAACTCAG ACTCTTGTCAACTTAAAAGATGATGGGTCATTGGTTCAGGAGCAGGAATGGGATGGCAAGAAGACCATAATAACACGGAAACTAGTGGATGGACAATTGGTGGTG GAATGTGACATGAATGGCGTCAAGTGTGTTAGAGTCTACCAGAAAGCATGA